The following is a genomic window from Aeromonas sp. FDAARGOS 1405.
GAGGCCCCCCCCTCGCTTACCTCCCCAATGGCATGCTCGAGGCGCGCCTCGAACAACGCCCGGTTGGGCAACCCGGTCAACGCATCATGGGTCGCCTGGTGGAGCAGACTGGCGTTCTCCCGCGCCTGATGAGCCTGCCAGGCTTGCAGCTCATCCAGCAGGGCGTTGAAATCCTCTCCCAGTTCATTGAGCTCGACGATATCGGCCGGTGGCGCCCGCATCCCCAGAGTGCGTTGTCGACGCACCGAGTGGGCGACCTGTGCCAGTTGTCGCAGTGGCGAGGTGATCGCGACCTGCATCCGCCCGGCGACATAGAAGGCGCCCATCACACTCAACACCAGGCAAATCACCATCACCAGCAGCACCGAGAGCAAGAACAGCAACAGATACTCGCCATGACCGCGCAGCTCTATGGTGGCAATCTGATCACCTCCCCGCAGCATGGGATAGGTGACCGGCCCCGGTAACAGCAGGCGGGCAAGATAATCTTCGACTGTGGCCAGTGGATTGCTGACGGGACGAACCCATTTAGCGAGCTGTTGACCATTGGCCAGCACGATACTGGCTTCGGCCACCTCCTCATGGGCGACAATACCGCCAAGCGCCTCGCTCGCTGCCTCTTCATCGTGGAACACCACCGCCGCCTCGGCGCTGTAGCTGATTGCGCGGGCCACCAGCTCCAGATTGTGATCGGCGTAGAAGCGTACTACCAGCAAGGCAATCAGAGTAAAAAATAGTCCCGCCACGCTGACGGCCGTGATGGCGGCCACCAGATGGGTTCGCCCCAGGCTCTGACGTAGGGTCGGACGACGGGGATCCGCGCTGACCTGTCGTCTCATGGGACCCCCTTGTCGGCACGGGCCAGCTTGAGCACAGCGGGATGTACTCGTACGCCGCTCAGGGCCAGGGCATCGAGGTTCACTTTAAACCGCACTCGCACGCTGTCCGGCGAGGTCTGCAGGCAGAACACCGAGCTGGTGGAACAGTCGTGGTTGTATTCGCTGATGCTGAGCACTGAATGACCCTGCAAGCGCGCAAACAACGCAATCCGGGTCGGCTCGTCGACGACGCCGAGATAGAGCACATCGCAATTATCACTGATGGCCGGATCACTCGCGTCGTAGCGATTGACCTGCACGGCACGGCCATTGGCCTGACGATCGATGGTAAAGAGGGCTCCGGCATACTCCGTCGGCGCCGCCACACATAGGCGCAGCACCGCAGGCTCGGTGGGCCAGCGAGTGTAACTCAGGATATCGAGCACCAGCTCCCTGACCGCCGTCGCCCGGCTCTCTGCGGCCGTTTCCGCCAGCGCGTGAGGCAACAGCAGACCAAACCCTAACAGCAAGGGCGCCAGGCGAGCGGCGAAACGGGGAGAAAAGAGTAACAGCATGATCGGGAAGTGGCCGCCTTGACAACACCGCTGCAGTGGCATAGCGGTTCGGGTACATGTATCCAGATAGTAAGTTGGTGGACACTGGCCTGACAAGTCTCCCGAAGCCCTCCCGCCCGGAAGCCGTGTAAAGAAAACAGAGAGCCCGTCTGGTGACGGGCTCTCTGTTGGCTGGCATCCGGAACAACTTACTTCTTGCTGATGCCGTATTCTCGCAGCTTGTTGGCGATGGCGGTATGCGACACACCCAGGCGTTTGGCCAGCTGACGGGTCGACGGGAAGGCGGGATAGAGCCGGGCCAGCAGCTGGCTCTCGAAGCGCTTCACCGCATCGTCGAGGTTTCCCTCAAACCACTCGTCGATCAGCGGCATGGTATCGGCCGCCACCGGCAGGTCGATCTGCTCGGGCCCCAGTTCATCCCCTTCCAGCAGGGTCATGGCACGGTAGAGACAGTTGCGCAGCTGACGCACGTTGCCCGGCCAGCGATAGGCGGTCAGGTAGTCTGCCATGTTGCGGGTAAAGCGCGGACGGGGTCGCTGCAACTCGCTGGCAAAGCGGGAGACAAACTGCTGGGCCAGCACCATGATGTCTGCCTTGCGCTCGCGCAGGGGGGGCAGCGCCAGACTGAGCACGTTGAGGCGATAGTAGAGATCCTCGCGGAAGGTTCCTTCGTGCACCAGATCCAGCAACTGCTTCTGGGTAGTGCAGATGAAACGCACGTTGACCTTCACCTCCTGCTCGTCACCGACCCGGCGGAACACCCCATCCTGCAGCACCCGTAAAAACTTGGTCTGCAGATGGGGAGACATGTCGCCGATCTCGTCCAGCATCAGGGTGCCGCCGCTCGCCAGCTCCAGCACGCCGCGCTTGCCCTCGGTGTTGTTGCCAAATGCGCCGGGGGCATAACCAAACAGCTCGCTCTCGGCCACGTTATCGGGCATGGCGGCGCAGTTGAGGGCCATAAAGGGGTGGCTGGAGCGCAGGCTGGCCCCGTGACAGGCACGGGCCAGCAGCTCCTTGCCGGTGCCGGTCTCGCCGACGATCAGCAGCGGCGCGTCCTGCATCGCCAGTTTGCGCGCTTGCGACAGCACCTCTTTCATCTTGGGACTCTCGGCCTGCAGATGCTCGAAGCCCCCCACTTCCACCGCATGAAGCGCGCTGAAGTGCAGACCGACCCGACGGGCAGATTTGAGCACCACCACGGCCCCGGCCAGCGCCTGCTTGCCGCGGGCTTCTGCCACGAACAGCGGCATCAGATCTGCCAGATACTCTTCGCCATTGAAACTGAGCTTGCAGGTCTGCGGCTTGATCTCGCTCGCCTCCAGCCAGCGGGTGAAGGAGAAACCCTTGACCAGCGAACCGAGCGCCACCCCGCGCACCTCCTCCACCGGCAAGCCGAGGGTGGTGAGGGCAGACTGGTTGGCCTGGGTCACCTTGCCCTTGCTGTCGAGGGAGAAGACCAGATCCGGCAGCGCCTTGAGCAGCGCCTCGATCTCGTGATGCTCTCGCTCGGAAGGCATGTAGGGGATGGTCTTGACGTCGTAGACGCCGGGAATGCGGCGGATCTCCGGCATCAGGTGCTGAAAATCACTGAACTCCAGCTCGGGAAAGTTGAGATAGATGATGCCTGAGGTATCGATTTCGATGCCGCGCAGATCGATATTGTGCTCCACCAGGCGGTCGAGCAGTTCCCGGGTCAGGCCCAGGCGGTCTTCACAGCTGACTTCAAGACGCATTCGGGACACACTTCCTAGCTAACTCTATGAATGAGCGGATAATACAGTCTCGATCCCCCCAGTGCGAGCGCCAGCCCATAAAAATGCGGGCCCGCCCCGCTTTCGCAGGCAGGCCCGGGTCAACCGATGACGCTGGTGTGGGGTGCGATTACCGGAGCAACTGATCGGTGCGCGCCGCCATGATGAAGTCGTTGCGATGCAAGCCGCCGATCTTATGCATCCACCAGCTGACGGTCACCTCCCCCATTCGGTCAGAAATGCAGGAAGGGGGATACTCCGCCTCAACCTGTTCTCAGATTATCTGGGCAATTGGTCTGTACGCGCAGCCATGATGAAGTCGTTGCGATGCAAACCGCCGATCTTGTGGGTCCACCAGCTGACGGTCACCTTGCCCCACTCGGTCAGGATGGCCGGATGATGGAACTCTGCCTCCGCCAGCTCGCCCAGGCGGTTGGTAAACGCCAGCGCCTCCTTGAAGTTGCGAAACGTAAATTCCCGCCGCAGTTGCAGCGCCCCCCCCTCCACCAGCGGCTGCCAGTCGGGAATAAGCTGCATCAGCTCACGCAGCTCCTCATCGCTCACCTTGGGGGCATCGGCGCGACACGCTTCACACTGTTGGCTGGCCAGTTCGGACATGGGTTACTCCTGCTTGAATTAATGAAAAATTAATGAAAATGAAATAGGGTTGTTTGCTTTTGGTCAGCTCGCCTGTTTGCCAGCGGGAACCTCAAAACGTGGCGGATAGAGGCCAAGCCGACTGGCCTCGGCCAGAGCAGCCATGATCTCCTCCCCGGTCAGCTGGTAGAGATGATCGAGACTCGGCAGCACAAAATAGGTGGGCTGCATGATGTCGATGCGATACGGGGTGCGCAGCACGGTCAGCAGATCGAAGGGTTGCAGCAGCGGTTTGCCACAGAGGGCATAGGCGGTCTCGCCGATGGAGGAGAGAATACCGCCGCCGTAGATACGTAGCCCGTCCGGCGTTGCCAAGAGGCCAAACTCCACGGTGAACCAGTAGAGACGGGCCAGAAAGACCCGCTGCTCCTTGCTCGCCTGCTGGCCAAGCTGGCCATAGAGGTGGGTGAAGTGGGCAAAGGCCGGATTGGTCAGCATGGCGCAGTGGCCGAAGATCTCGTGAAAGATATCCGGCTCTTGCAGGTAGTCGAGCTCGTCCCGGCGCCGGATAAAGGTCGCCACCGGAAACTGGCGATTGGCCAGCAGAGCGAAGAAGCGATCGAACGAGATAAGTGCAGGTACTGCCGCCACCGACCAGCCGGTCGCAGGCTGCAAGACGGCGTTGATCTCGGCCAGCTGGGGGATGCGATCACGGGGCAGCCCCAGCCTGTCGAGACCGACCAGATACTCGTTACACCCCTTGCCAGCAAGAGCGGCGAACTGACGCTCGATCAGGATCTGCCAGGTGCCGTGCTCTTCGTTGCTGTAGTGGATCACCCCGTCAGCATCCGGCTGGTGGGCGGTGTAGAAGGTTGCCATAGCGGTTCCATCCTCTGGCGCCACATCAGGCGCCTTGCCGTTTCATCACGGCTTCACTGTAACGAAATGGCAACAAAAAAAGCAGCCGACCCATGAGTCGGCAGCCTGAAACAGTTGTAAATAAATTGTGACAACCCGCTAACCAATCCCCACTACAGCTTGACCATGATATGGCGCGGCACCGTGTAATCCTCCAGCGCATAGAGGGAGAGATCCTTGCCGTAGCCCGACATCTTCATGCCGCCGTGGGGCATCTCGGAGGTGAGCATGAAGTGGGTATTGATCCAGGTGCAACCATATTGCAGGTAGCTGGCCACCTTGCTGGCGAGGCTCAGATCCTTGGTCCAGACCGACGAGGCGAGGCCATAGTCCGAGTCGTTGGCCCACTGCACCACCTGCTCGGCATCGTTAAAACGGGTCACCGACACCACGGGGCCAAACACCTCGCGGCGCACGATCTCATCCTCCTGCCGGGCCCCGACAATCAGGGTCGGCTCGAAGAAGAAGCCGTTGCCGGGACGGATCTTGCCCCCCGCCGTCACCTCCACATGACCGCTGCTCTGGGCCCGCTCGACAAAGCTGGCGACCCGGTTGCGCTGTCTGTCCGAGATGAGCGGCCCCATCTCAACCCCCTCCTCGTACTGGCTGCCCACCTTGATGGAGGCCACCGCCTCGGTCATGGCGGCGACGAACTTGTCGTAGATTTTGCCCTGGGCATAGATACGGCAGGCGGCGGTGCAATCTTGCCCTGCATTGTAGAAACCGAAGGTGCGAATACCCGCCACCACCGCCTCCAGATCCGCATCGTCGAAGATGATCACCGGCGCCTTGCCCCCTAGTTCAAGGTGGGTGCGCTTCATGGTACGGGCGGCGCTTTGCAGGATCTTCTGGCCGGTGGCGATATCGCCGGTGAGCGACACCATCCGCACCAGCGGGTGCTCCACCAGCGGCGCCCCCACACTCTCGCCCCGCCCGCAGATGACGTTGATGATGCCGCGCGGGAAGATCTCGCTGGCCAGCTCGGCAAGGCGCAGGGCGGTGAGCGGGGTCTGCTCGGAGGGTTTGAGCACCACCGTATTGCCCGCCGCCAGCACCGGCGCCATCTTCCAGGCCGCCATCATCAACGGGTAGTTCCAGGGGGCGATACTGCCTACCACCCCGACGGGATCGCGGCGGATCATGCTGGTGTGTCCCTCGATATACTCCCCCGCCAGCGGCCCTTGCAGGCAACGGGCCGCCCCGGCAAAGAAGCGGAAGCAGTCCACCACTGCGGGCAGCTCGTCATTGAGCACTGCCAAATAGGGTTTGCCGCAGTTGAGGGATTCGAGCGCTGCGAACTCCTCGGCGTGACGCTCGATGAGATCCGCAAGCCGCAGCAGCAGGTTGCTGCGGCTTGCCGGGGTGGTGCGGCTCCACTGGGCGAAGGCGCGCTGGGCACCGTTCACCGCCCGGTTCACCTGTTCGAACGAGGCTTCGGGCACGGCGGCGATCTGTTCGCCGTTGGCCGGGTTGAGAATGGGTTCGGCCTGCCCCTCGCCGGTCACAAACTGGCCATCAATCAAGAGTTGGGTAGAGAGTTTCATGGTTGCATCCTTGCGCACGCGTTGAGTCATCATTTGCCACTGCCAGCGACATCGTGGGTGTCGCGAGTGAGGTAGTAGGCAAGCAAAATAGGGATAGTGGTGAAGGCCACTATGATGAGGGCCACCACGTTGGTGACCGGCCTGTCTCGGGGGCGGATCAGCTCCTGATACATCCAGATGGGCAGGGTGGTCTGCTGGCCCGCAGTGAAGGTAGTGACGATCACTTCATCAAAGCTCAGGGCAAAGGCCAGCATGCCCCCCGCCAGCAGCGCCGTGGCCAGATTGGGCAGGATCACGTAGCGCAGGGTCTGAAAACCATCGGCCCCGAGATCCATCGACGCTTCGATCAGCGACTGGTTGGTGCGGCGAAAACGGGCCAGCGCATTGTTGTAAACCACCACCACACAGAAGGTGGCGTGGCCGATGACGATGGTCCAGAAGCTGAACGGGATCTCCATCAACCCGTAGGCCGAGCGCAGCGCAATGCCGGTGACAATGCCGGGCAGCGCGATGGGCAGCACCAGCAAGAGCGACACCACCTCCTGACCGAAGAAGCGGCTGCGGGCAATGGCCCCTGCCGCCAGAGTGCCGAGCACCATGGCCGCCAGCGTCGCCAGCCCCGCTACCTCCAGCGACAGCTGGATGGCACGCCATACATCGGGGCGATTGAGGGTCACCTCGAACCACTTGAGGGTGAGCCCGGGGGGCGGAAACTGGTAACTCTTGCTCTCGCTGGTGAAGGCGTAGAGGAAGATAAACAGAATGGGAAAGTGCAGGAACAAGAGCCCACCGATGGCGGCGTACTTGAGCAGGCCCGAAGGGCGCTCTCCCTGACTGCTCACTGAGCTAGCTGACATGACGGCCTCCTTGCTGCCGGTTCAAAGCGATAGGGTCAAAGCGCATCAAAAGCCCCCAGTCGTTTCGCGATCGCCAGATAGATGGCGATGATAAGGATCGGCACCAACGAGAAGGCGGCGGCGAAGGGCAAGTTGCCCGCAGTCCCCTGCTGCATATAGACCACCTGACCGATATACATGGTCGAGTTGCCAATGATGCCGGGGATGATGTAATCACCGAGGGTCAGCGAGAAGGTGAAGATGGAGCCCGCCACCACACCGGGCAACGCCAGCGGCAGGATCAGGTTGCGAAAAGTCTGGGCGGGTGTTGCCCCCAGATCACTGCTCGCCTCCAGGAGGGATCGCGGAATACGCTCCACCGCCGCCTGAATGGGCAGGATCATGAAGGGCAGCCAGACATAGACGAACAAGATAAAGGTGCCGAGCCGCGAAAAAGAGAGCGACGGGCCACCTATCACCGGCAGGGAGAGGATGGCATCGAGCAGCCACTCCAGCCCCATGCTGTCCGCAAGCCAGCTCACTACCCCCTCCTTGGCCAAGATCAGCTTCCAGGCGTAGACCCGCACCAGATAGCTGGACCAGAGCGGCAGCATGATCCCCACATAGAACAGCGCCCGGGTCTTGCCACTGGTGTAGCGCGCCATGTAGTAGGCCACCGGAAAACCGAGCAGGGCGCAGGCCAGGGTCACCAGCAGCGACATGCCGACGGTGCGGCCGATCACATCCAGATTCTCCGGCCGTAGCAGGGCGACGAAGTTTTGCAGCCCCAGCTCGTGGCGCACCTGACCGCTGAACTCGTCCAGCCCGAACAGAGAGTTGGAGAGCAGCATCAGCAAGGAGCCGACATAGATGATGCCGAGCCACAGCAGCGGCGGCCCCAGCAGGATCGCCAGCAGCAGGCCGGGCCGACCATAGAGCAGGGTCGAGAGGCGCCGCAGCGGCCTGAAACGGGCAGGTTCGGGCTGATGGTTCATGGCAAGACTCGCACTGTGAGAGGCACTCATGGCTGCGCCCCCTGATGGGCGCCGCTCAGGCGATGGATGGCCTGCTCCGGCCAACTGAGGCTGACCCTGCTGCCACGCGCCAGACGGGCCTGCCCCTCATTGGGGTGGTTGACGATGATCTCGAGCTGCTCCCCGAGATCAACCCGATAACGGACGAAGGGGCCCAGATACTCCACCTCGCGGATCTCCCCCGACCAGCCCGGCGCGCCCGCCTCAGCGAGCCGGATCCGCTCCGGGCGCACCATCATCTGGCTGCCGTCGCCGCACAGCCGTCTGGCCTGCTCCCCTTCGAACAGATTGACGGTGCCAACGAAGCGGGCCACAAACGGCGTTGCCGGAGCGTCGTAGATAGTATCGGGCGCAGCGATCTGCTCGATCTTGCCCTGACTGAAGATGCAGATCCGGTCGCTCATGGAGAGCGCCTCCTGCTGATCGTGGGTGACGAAGATAAAGGTGATGCCCAGCTGGCGTTGCAGCGCCTTGAGCTCAAGCTGCATCTGCTCTCGCAGTTTGAGATCGAGGGCCCCCAGCGGCTCATCCAGCAGCAGGATGCGTGGCTGGTTGATAAGCGCCCGGGCGATGGCGATGCGCTGGCGCTGGCCGCCGGAGAGCTGGCTCGGGCGGCGCTTGCCGACCCCGGGCAGTCGCACCAGCTCCAGCATCTCGTCCACCTTGCGGTAACGCTCCGCCTTGGCGACCCCCTTGAGCATCAGGCCATAGCCGATGTTGTCGCGCACATCCATGTTGGGAAACAGGGCGTAGTCCTGAAACACGGTATTGAGGTTGCGATCATAGGGCGGCACGGTGGAGCAGGGTTCGCCAAACAGGCGGATCTCCCCGTCGCTCGGGTACTCGAAGCCCGCGATCATCCGCAGGCAAGTGGTCTTGCCGGAACCGCTCGGCCCCAGCAGGGTAAAGAATTCCCCGGAGGGGATCTGGAAAGAGATGTCGTCGACCGCCTTCACCTCGCCATAGTGGCGACTGACCCGGTCAAATTGTACGGCGTTCATGGGGCGTCCTTGTCTGTACTGGGATGGGCCGGACTCCTGTCCGGCCCGCTTGATTATCCGGTTTGAGCAACTGTGCAGAGGAAACGCTGCTCACCCCACCTCAGCGACCGCCCAGAATGGCGATATAGTCGGAAACCCAGCGGTAATAGGGCACGCAAGTTCCCTGGCTCTTGCACTGGGAGACCGGAGTGCGCCAGAAGCGAACCCGATCGAAGTTGTCGATACCGTTAGTTTTGCACCCGGTCGGGCCCAGCAGGGCATTGCCCTCGCAGGCGGCAGGTACCACAGGCACCGAGCCAAACCAGGCGGCGAGATCTCCCTGCAGCTTGTTGCTCAGGGAGTGCTCCAGCCACTTGTAAGCGCAGGTGAGGTTCTTGGCATCGCTGTGCACCATGCTGGTATCGGCCCAACCGGTCACTCCCTCTTTCGGCACAGTGGTGGCGATGGGCTGCTTGTCGGCGATCAGGGCATTGGCCTGGAACGGCCAGGAGCCTGAGGCAACCACCCCTTCGTTCTTGAAGTCGTCGATTTGAACGAAAGCATCATGCCAGTAGCGTCCCACCAGCTGGCGCTGCTTGCGCAGCAGATCGAGGGAGGCCTTGTACTGCTCCTCGTTCAGCTCGTAAGGATCCTTGATGCCCAGCGCGGGCTGATGGGTCATCAGATAGAGGGCGGCATCGGCGATGTGGATCGGGCCGTCAAAGGCCTGCACCCGCCCCTTGTTAGACTTGCCATCCGCCAGGGTCTGTTCCTCGAATACCACGTTCCAGGAGTCCGGTGCCTTGGGGAATACCTTGGTGTTGTACATCAGGATATTTCCGCCCCACTGGTAGGGCACGCCGTAGTGCTTGCCATCCACAGTGTGCCAGGGGGCATTTTGCAGCCGGGGATCAATCTTGCTGTAGCTCGGGATGAGTGCCAGATTGAGCGCCTGCACCTTGCCACCGGCAATCAGACGCAGACTGGCATCGCCGGAGGCGGTCACCAGATCGAAGCCCCCCTCGTTCATCAAGGCCACCATCTCGTCCGAGGTGGCCGCCGTCTTGACGCTCACCTTGCAGCCGGTCTCTTTCTCGAATCCGGTCACCCAGTCGTAGTTCTTGTCGGTCTCGCCACGCTCAACGTAGCCAGCCCAGGCCACGATATTGAGCTGGCCTTCACCCTTGCCGAGCTCGGTCGGGGCAGCCTGGGTCTGGCCTGCCAGCAGCGCCGGAACAAGAGCCAGCATCAGAGGGGTCAATTTCATCATGCACTCCTTGCATTGTGTTGACTTGCATCAGGTGAGGGAACGCCGCCGTGGGCGTTAACATCCTGTTAACCAGCAATGAGCTTAGGGGAGTGGCAATACGATGAATATTTCAATTTTTGATGGCTCAGGTATCAGCTAAATCGATATCGAGTGCAGATGAATCTGATTTTTGGTGGCTACCCCGCAAGAGATGGCTAGCGAGGGAGCGCCTGACGGGCCCGCAACCGGCTCTGATCCCGCGCAATATCGATAAATTCCCGCGCCGTCCAATCCAGCCGAGAACCACGGCGCCACACCAGCCCGATATCGATGGCGGGAATGGGCTCCTTGATGGGGCGCGCCTCGACCCGCTCCTGCTCCAGCGACCAGGGGCGATAGGCAAAGTCGGGCAACAGGGCGACCCCGAGCTGGCTTGCCACCAGACTGCGCACCGCCTCCACCGACGCGGTGCGCAGCACGATACGGGGGGAGATGCCGTAGCGACGCAGGCCGCCACCGATGATCTGATCCAGCTGATCGGCGGTCAGCGAGATCATCGGCTCCTCCCCCAGCGCGGTGAGCGAGAGGGTCGACTCGGCGCAGAGCGGGTGGTTGGCGGCCAGCCAGAGCCGCAGCGGCGAGCGGGTCAGCAACTCGGTATCAAACGCCTCTTGCCGGATGGTGCGGTTGGTCATCAGGATCCCCACATCCACCTCGCCGTTGACGATCTGGTGCTCAAGGAAGGGCTGTTCATCCTCCTTCACCTCGATCTGTACCGCCGGAAAAGCGCGGCGAAAGCGGCCAAGCGCCTCAGAGAGGTAGTAACCCGCCACCAAGGTGGTCACGCCGATGGTGAGTCGCCCCTGATCCTGCTGGGCCACCGCTTTGAGGGAGTGGCTCGCCTCGGTCATGGCGCCGAGAATGCGGCGGGCGTGGAGCAAAAACTGGTGCCCCTGAGTGGTGAGGGTGACGCCGCGCGGATTGCGCTCAAATAGCGGGGCCCCTAGCTCGGTCTCCAACTCGCGAATGGCGCTGGTGACCGCCGACTGGGAGATGTGCAGCTCGGCGGCGGCGCGACTCACTGAGAAGCTGTCGGCCACGGCCACAAAATAACGGATCTGGCGAAAGGTAAAGTTCATCGGGCATCCTTGCCGATTGGTACTATTGGTGTGATTGGTAAGATTGACTGCCAGCTTAACCGTAAACGGGCGCCCCGCCAAAGCAGGACTCTGCTGCCAACTCAATGATCTGCCGATTAAAACTATGCCCCTGTGGCTTGGCGAGCACGACAGGGGCATGGATCATCGCAGCAAGGTGCAGACAGGGCTATCAGGATTTGTTGAGATACCCCGCCAACTGGCCGATCAGCCGCTTGCGCAGCTCACCGAGTTTGGGCTTCTCGTCAGCACACCATGGCAGTGGGCGGCACGCCTCTATGGTGCGCAGGCCAAGGCGAGCGGTGAGCAGCCCGGCCCCCACCCCTTGCGCCGCGCGGGCAGAGAGCTTGGCGGCAAACTCGGCGCCCAGCAAGTCCATCCCCACCTCGGTCACCAGCTCGGTGGCACCGGCGTAGAGCATGTTGCGAAACACCTGACGAATGAGGCGTATGCGGCTCCAGTAGCCGAGCTCGATGGCGTAGACATCGGCGATATCCTCGATCATCCGCAGGTTACGCCACAGCATCAACATCATGTCGACGGTGGCGAGCGGGCTCAGGGCCACCAGCACCGCGGCCTCCCCCGACCATTTGGCCACCCGCGCCTGCGCCAGTTTGTCGCGCTCGCCGAGCACCAGCTGGCTATAGAGGGTCAGCACCTCCCGATCGCTGTGGCTCTCGTCGAGCTGGGCCAGCCAAGTTTGATACCCTTCGCGCCCCTTGTCGCCACTTTTGACCGCCAACCCTTCGCAAAAGGCCTGCCCCTGTCCGACTCCCTGATGAGCAAGCAGATCTTCTGCTCGCGAGCGTACATCCTGACGCCGCTTGAGGGTCCGCAGTCGCAGCCACTCGCGCCCCACCACGCTGGCGGTCCCCGCCGCCACCAGCGCCGAGGCCGCCAGCCAGGCGCTGCCCCAGAGCGGGGTGGTGAGGAATTGATCGTAAAGAAAGGCGCCATACTGGCCCAACGAGAGCAGACCGACTGCCCCCAGCCCCCACGCCAGCAGCCGATGACGGCGACGCGGTTTGATGACGAGGGCGCTCTCCACCTCGGTGAACTCGTCCAGCTCGTCGAGGCGCTCGAAGCTCGCCTCCTCCAGCCGTTGGGCCGGAGCGGGCGGTCGCTCGTCACTGGCCACCGTCAAGGCTGGCTCAAGGATCACCTTGCCCTGCAGCGGTGGCCGCTCTTTTATCTGATCGTTCATCGCCTTATTCTCCTGAAAACAGTCTCCTGCGGGCGGCGCAGGAAACAAACCCGAGCCGCACACCGTTATTCGAGGTGATCCCCGAGCAGAAACTCCAGCGCCGCATCGAGCCGGATATGGGGCAACGCCTGATGGGCGCTCATGGGCATGGGGCGAAACGCCTGAAAATCAAAGCCCTGACTGTTCCACCACTGCACAGGCGGAATATGGGGAGGCACCTCCCCGGGGAATAGCAGCAGCGGCTCACCGTTCAGGCTGGTGCCACGGATGGCCGGGAACTCGCGGCCATTGGCCACCCCCTTGCCCACTTCGGTCGCCTTGATGGCGGCGAGCGCCAAGCACTCAGTGGTGATCCCCTCAAAACGAGCCTGACC
Proteins encoded in this region:
- a CDS encoding ABC transporter ATP-binding protein translates to MNAVQFDRVSRHYGEVKAVDDISFQIPSGEFFTLLGPSGSGKTTCLRMIAGFEYPSDGEIRLFGEPCSTVPPYDRNLNTVFQDYALFPNMDVRDNIGYGLMLKGVAKAERYRKVDEMLELVRLPGVGKRRPSQLSGGQRQRIAIARALINQPRILLLDEPLGALDLKLREQMQLELKALQRQLGITFIFVTHDQQEALSMSDRICIFSQGKIEQIAAPDTIYDAPATPFVARFVGTVNLFEGEQARRLCGDGSQMMVRPERIRLAEAGAPGWSGEIREVEYLGPFVRYRVDLGEQLEIIVNHPNEGQARLARGSRVSLSWPEQAIHRLSGAHQGAQP
- a CDS encoding ABC transporter substrate-binding protein, whose translation is MKLTPLMLALVPALLAGQTQAAPTELGKGEGQLNIVAWAGYVERGETDKNYDWVTGFEKETGCKVSVKTAATSDEMVALMNEGGFDLVTASGDASLRLIAGGKVQALNLALIPSYSKIDPRLQNAPWHTVDGKHYGVPYQWGGNILMYNTKVFPKAPDSWNVVFEEQTLADGKSNKGRVQAFDGPIHIADAALYLMTHQPALGIKDPYELNEEQYKASLDLLRKQRQLVGRYWHDAFVQIDDFKNEGVVASGSWPFQANALIADKQPIATTVPKEGVTGWADTSMVHSDAKNLTCAYKWLEHSLSNKLQGDLAAWFGSVPVVPAACEGNALLGPTGCKTNGIDNFDRVRFWRTPVSQCKSQGTCVPYYRWVSDYIAILGGR
- a CDS encoding LysR family transcriptional regulator — encoded protein: MNFTFRQIRYFVAVADSFSVSRAAAELHISQSAVTSAIRELETELGAPLFERNPRGVTLTTQGHQFLLHARRILGAMTEASHSLKAVAQQDQGRLTIGVTTLVAGYYLSEALGRFRRAFPAVQIEVKEDEQPFLEHQIVNGEVDVGILMTNRTIRQEAFDTELLTRSPLRLWLAANHPLCAESTLSLTALGEEPMISLTADQLDQIIGGGLRRYGISPRIVLRTASVEAVRSLVASQLGVALLPDFAYRPWSLEQERVEARPIKEPIPAIDIGLVWRRGSRLDWTAREFIDIARDQSRLRARQALPR
- a CDS encoding YcjF family protein; the protein is MNDQIKERPPLQGKVILEPALTVASDERPPAPAQRLEEASFERLDELDEFTEVESALVIKPRRRHRLLAWGLGAVGLLSLGQYGAFLYDQFLTTPLWGSAWLAASALVAAGTASVVGREWLRLRTLKRRQDVRSRAEDLLAHQGVGQGQAFCEGLAVKSGDKGREGYQTWLAQLDESHSDREVLTLYSQLVLGERDKLAQARVAKWSGEAAVLVALSPLATVDMMLMLWRNLRMIEDIADVYAIELGYWSRIRLIRQVFRNMLYAGATELVTEVGMDLLGAEFAAKLSARAAQGVGAGLLTARLGLRTIEACRPLPWCADEKPKLGELRKRLIGQLAGYLNKS